A section of the Spirosoma pollinicola genome encodes:
- a CDS encoding glycerate kinase encodes MKILLAPDKFKGSLTASVVCAAMTEGIRLANPTAEVIAVPMADGGEGTAEVLTQVTGGNWYTTTVQDPIGRPVDAGYGISGDGTTAYIEMAQASGLRLLHPSDYNPFQTNTFGTGELMQQAINQGVNHIVLGIGGSATNDAGTGMAAALGWRFMDESDREMRPCGGNLSDIRSILPPESPWAGVVDVACDVTNPLVGQQGATFIYGPQKGAKPDDLPVLDAGMTHLAELIHKQFGLNLAMMPGAGAAGGLGAGTVLFLNAHLTEGVNLLIKHTQLAEKMAGADLVLTGEGRIDNQTLQGKLIAGITRLANEQRVPVIALCGSLQLTPDELITLGLTSAFSIMPGPASLDDAIANAADYVKQMTFQLIRTVSTIWHNTM; translated from the coding sequence ATGAAGATTTTACTGGCTCCTGATAAATTTAAAGGTTCGTTGACGGCTTCGGTAGTGTGTGCCGCCATGACCGAAGGCATCCGGTTGGCAAACCCAACGGCAGAGGTGATCGCGGTGCCGATGGCGGATGGGGGAGAAGGTACCGCCGAAGTGTTAACACAGGTTACAGGAGGAAATTGGTATACCACTACCGTTCAGGATCCGATTGGTCGACCGGTTGACGCGGGTTATGGAATTTCGGGCGACGGGACAACGGCTTATATCGAAATGGCGCAGGCATCGGGATTGCGGCTCCTTCATCCATCAGATTATAATCCGTTTCAGACCAATACATTTGGTACTGGTGAGTTGATGCAACAGGCAATAAATCAGGGTGTTAATCATATTGTTCTTGGTATTGGCGGCAGTGCTACCAACGATGCCGGAACGGGCATGGCGGCTGCGTTGGGCTGGCGGTTTATGGACGAATCGGACCGGGAAATGCGCCCGTGTGGCGGAAATTTATCGGACATTCGGTCCATACTGCCGCCTGAGTCTCCCTGGGCTGGCGTGGTTGACGTCGCCTGTGATGTTACGAACCCGCTAGTTGGCCAACAGGGTGCAACGTTTATTTATGGGCCACAAAAAGGAGCAAAACCTGACGATTTGCCCGTTCTGGATGCAGGAATGACGCATTTGGCTGAGTTGATTCATAAACAATTTGGCCTCAATCTGGCCATGATGCCCGGTGCCGGAGCTGCGGGGGGATTAGGTGCCGGAACCGTTTTGTTCTTAAATGCCCACCTGACCGAAGGTGTGAACCTGTTAATCAAGCATACCCAACTTGCCGAAAAAATGGCTGGCGCCGATCTTGTACTAACGGGGGAGGGGCGAATCGATAATCAGACGTTGCAGGGTAAACTTATTGCGGGTATTACACGCCTGGCAAATGAGCAGCGCGTCCCTGTAATTGCTTTGTGCGGATCGCTGCAACTAACACCGGATGAGTTAATTACCTTAGGGTTGACCAGCGCATTTTCTATTATGCCTGGCCCGGCTAGTTTAGACGACGCCATCGCGAATGCCGCCGATTATGTAAAACAGATGACCTTTCAACTCATACGGACGGTTTCGACTATCTGGCATAATACCATGTAA
- a CDS encoding Gfo/Idh/MocA family protein: MTLLKAAIIGGGNIADNNHIPALIQLTEQVKLVAVCSRDLTKARALADKHDIAHAFDSTSEMYHQCTPDLVIICTPNNLHYPQTMEALNHNCHVFCEKPPAISAQNARDMSTLAAQKGLTLAYNFQLRQTSEWSLLTRCQSDGLLGNIYHIKAHFLRRRGIPGWGYFTDKGMQGGGALMDLGVHVLDLALCALGYPAPDQVIGNTYDFIGKTGGKGLMGAWNPEAFGVEDAAMAYLTFPNKASIMLSASFALNTQVDKDRNLEIFGSKGGVKLFPFSLHTELAGELADVQFPYLEEVDIQLKNTSAFLDACQGKPSNVCTAEQGAILQEIVERIYQSAEK, from the coding sequence ATGACCCTACTGAAAGCTGCCATCATTGGCGGGGGCAATATTGCCGATAATAACCACATTCCTGCACTAATCCAGTTGACGGAACAAGTAAAGCTTGTAGCGGTGTGCAGTCGCGATTTGACGAAAGCCCGCGCTCTAGCCGACAAACATGATATTGCACATGCATTTGACAGCACCAGCGAAATGTACCATCAATGTACACCCGATCTGGTTATTATCTGCACGCCCAATAACCTGCATTACCCGCAAACGATGGAAGCGCTGAACCATAACTGCCACGTTTTCTGCGAAAAACCACCGGCTATATCCGCCCAAAACGCCCGCGACATGTCAACGCTGGCCGCTCAAAAGGGCTTGACGTTAGCTTATAATTTTCAACTCCGGCAAACGAGCGAGTGGAGTTTACTAACACGCTGCCAGAGTGATGGTCTTTTAGGCAACATTTACCATATAAAAGCCCATTTTCTTCGTCGGCGGGGCATTCCGGGATGGGGATACTTTACTGACAAGGGCATGCAGGGTGGTGGGGCATTAATGGACCTGGGAGTTCATGTGCTCGATCTGGCTCTGTGCGCACTGGGCTATCCTGCACCCGATCAGGTAATTGGCAATACGTATGATTTTATTGGCAAAACCGGCGGTAAAGGACTGATGGGTGCGTGGAATCCGGAAGCGTTTGGGGTTGAAGATGCCGCGATGGCTTATCTGACCTTTCCGAATAAAGCATCAATCATGCTCTCGGCATCCTTTGCGCTGAATACACAGGTCGATAAAGACCGGAATCTGGAAATCTTTGGCAGCAAAGGAGGTGTCAAACTTTTCCCTTTTTCCTTGCACACAGAACTGGCAGGTGAATTAGCCGATGTTCAATTCCCGTATCTGGAGGAAGTCGACATACAACTGAAAAATACCTCGGCTTTTCTGGACGCCTGTCAGGGCAAACCATCGAACGTGTGTACCGCCGAGCAAGGAGCGATTTTACAGGAAATTGTTGAGCGAATTTATCAATCGGCAGAAAAGTAA
- a CDS encoding ABC1 kinase family protein has product MKIQTSVPTGKVARASQFMKAGVKVGGNYIKHYSKKLLDPNLSRDELHKDNAADIYDALSELKGSALKMAQMLSMDRGLLPIAYSDKFTMAQYSAPPLSGPLVVKTFKTYFGKTPSQLFDSFTIEAVNAASIGQVHQAYKDGKKLAVKVQYPGVADAVSSDLKIAKPLAVRLLKLNERDIDRYMGEVESKLLEETDYDLELKRSIEISEACAHIPGLVFPKYYPELSSKRILTMDWLEGMHLKEFMKTNPSQEVRNLIGQALWDFYDFQIHTLRQVHADPHPGNFLMRADGTMGVIDFGCVKVIPDFYYDNYFRLVNPDTLEDAVLTEEIFENLEFLTDADSPKERKFFSDLFIDMTRMLAEPFAVESFDFGDDSYFSRVYAFAEGLANVQELKNSKVARGSQDGLYVNRTYYGLYAMLNELKANVVTTKPEWLRSAKLVV; this is encoded by the coding sequence ATGAAGATTCAAACATCCGTTCCAACAGGTAAAGTTGCGCGTGCCAGTCAGTTCATGAAGGCTGGGGTAAAAGTTGGGGGTAATTACATCAAGCATTACAGCAAGAAATTACTTGATCCGAATTTGTCGAGAGATGAACTCCACAAGGATAATGCCGCCGATATTTATGATGCATTGAGCGAATTAAAGGGTTCTGCCTTGAAAATGGCCCAGATGCTCAGTATGGACAGGGGCTTGTTACCGATAGCCTACTCCGATAAGTTCACAATGGCGCAGTATTCAGCACCACCGTTGTCGGGTCCGCTGGTTGTCAAGACCTTCAAAACGTATTTCGGTAAAACACCTTCGCAGTTGTTCGATTCGTTTACTATCGAGGCCGTCAATGCTGCGAGTATTGGCCAGGTGCATCAGGCCTATAAAGACGGGAAAAAGCTGGCCGTTAAAGTACAGTATCCGGGCGTAGCCGATGCCGTGAGTTCGGACTTGAAAATTGCCAAACCATTGGCTGTTCGTCTGTTGAAGCTCAACGAGCGTGACATTGATCGCTACATGGGCGAGGTGGAATCGAAGTTACTGGAAGAAACCGACTATGATCTCGAACTAAAGAGGTCCATCGAAATTTCGGAAGCTTGTGCGCACATTCCTGGCCTTGTATTCCCGAAATATTATCCGGAGTTATCGTCGAAACGTATCCTGACAATGGACTGGCTCGAAGGTATGCACCTGAAAGAGTTCATGAAAACGAACCCCTCACAGGAGGTTCGAAACCTGATTGGACAAGCCCTATGGGACTTCTATGATTTTCAGATTCATACCCTCCGGCAAGTTCACGCCGATCCACATCCGGGCAACTTCCTGATGCGGGCCGATGGCACCATGGGCGTAATTGACTTTGGCTGTGTAAAAGTCATTCCTGATTTTTATTATGATAATTATTTCCGGCTTGTTAACCCCGATACGCTGGAAGACGCTGTCCTGACCGAAGAAATTTTCGAGAATCTGGAATTCCTGACCGATGCCGATTCGCCGAAAGAACGCAAGTTTTTCTCCGACTTGTTCATTGACATGACCCGGATGCTTGCTGAGCCGTTTGCCGTTGAATCATTCGACTTTGGCGATGATAGTTACTTTAGTCGGGTTTATGCATTTGCTGAAGGACTAGCAAATGTGCAGGAGCTGAAAAACTCAAAAGTAGCGCGGGGTTCGCAGGATGGTTTATATGTAAACCGCACCTATTACGGACTCTACGCTATGCTGAACGAACTGAAAGCCAACGTTGTGACCACCAAGCCCGAGTGGCTTCGTTCAGCAAAATTAGTGGTTTAG
- a CDS encoding TetR/AcrR family transcriptional regulator, whose amino-acid sequence MEMLEKIRKAYTEYVLENGKQPTSVFQFAKKLKIAEADFYTHYTSFDAIEADIWLTFFTDAKATVDADETYQSYSVREKLLAFYYTWIELLKSQRSFVVYSYGRFKADSRGKGLRAMTPQIPVLTAFKDEFFDYARDLLAEGRESKEVEPRPFITDRYPNALWGQTLYLLDFWVRDVSKNFEKTDSAIEKSVNTAFDLIGRSPLDTLFDFAKFMYQNK is encoded by the coding sequence ATGGAAATGCTCGAAAAAATTCGCAAAGCGTACACGGAGTACGTACTTGAAAACGGTAAACAACCCACCTCAGTGTTCCAGTTTGCCAAGAAACTGAAAATAGCCGAGGCTGACTTCTACACCCACTACACATCATTCGATGCTATTGAAGCTGATATATGGCTGACGTTTTTTACAGACGCCAAAGCCACCGTTGATGCCGATGAAACGTATCAGAGTTACTCAGTTCGGGAAAAGTTATTGGCCTTCTATTACACCTGGATCGAGTTACTCAAATCCCAACGCAGTTTTGTGGTCTACAGTTATGGACGATTCAAGGCAGATAGTCGGGGGAAAGGCTTGCGGGCAATGACTCCTCAAATACCTGTTTTAACTGCCTTCAAGGACGAGTTTTTTGATTATGCCCGCGATTTGCTGGCCGAAGGCCGGGAGAGTAAAGAAGTTGAACCCCGCCCGTTTATAACCGACCGTTACCCGAATGCATTGTGGGGACAAACACTCTATTTGCTTGATTTCTGGGTACGTGACGTGAGTAAAAATTTCGAGAAAACTGACTCTGCAATTGAAAAATCAGTAAACACGGCCTTCGATCTCATCGGTCGTTCCCCGCTGGATACCCTATTTGATTTCGCCAAATTCATGTATCAAAATAAGTAG
- a CDS encoding glycine--tRNA ligase: MIEQKISPETTLQDIISHAKEYGFVFPSSEIYDGLQAVYDYGQNGVELKNNLKSLWWKAMTQLHDNVVGIDASIFMHPLTWKASGHVDSFNDPMIDNRDSKKRYRADQLLELKAEAYANAGDEAKSTALLQEMGRLLGNNDLEGVRNLIIAEGIKDPVSGTDNWTEVRQFNLMFSTQVGSLAEDSSLIYLRPETAQGIFVNFLNVQKTGRMKIPFGIAQIGKAFRNEIVARQFTFRMREFEQMEMQFFVRPGTEMQWYETWRDARMKFHQAVGLPADKLKFHIHEKLAHYANAAVDIEYKFPFGFREMEGIHSRTDFDLKAHQELSRKKQQYFDNDIDPATGKPYGNYIPYVVETSVGADRLFLAVFCNAFTKETVGEGDQQKERTYLKLHPALAPIKAAVFPLVRKDGLPEKAEEIVKSLRSEFRVVYQERDAIGKRYTRQDLIGTPFCIAVDYQTLEDNTVTVRYRDTTEQIRIPIAELKAMIGQEVSMERVLEKM, translated from the coding sequence ATGATAGAGCAGAAAATTTCCCCGGAAACAACTTTACAAGATATTATCTCCCACGCCAAAGAGTATGGCTTCGTTTTCCCATCTTCCGAAATCTACGATGGCCTGCAGGCTGTGTATGATTACGGTCAGAATGGTGTTGAACTGAAAAATAACCTAAAATCGCTGTGGTGGAAGGCCATGACCCAACTCCACGACAATGTTGTCGGGATTGATGCGTCGATCTTTATGCACCCGCTGACGTGGAAAGCATCAGGGCACGTGGACTCGTTCAACGATCCGATGATCGACAACCGCGATTCCAAAAAACGATACCGCGCCGACCAGCTTCTGGAGCTTAAAGCCGAAGCCTATGCCAACGCAGGTGACGAAGCTAAAAGTACAGCACTGTTGCAGGAAATGGGCCGTTTGCTAGGCAATAATGACCTCGAAGGTGTTCGCAACCTGATCATTGCCGAGGGGATCAAAGACCCCGTTTCGGGTACGGATAACTGGACCGAAGTGCGCCAGTTTAACCTGATGTTCTCGACGCAGGTTGGCTCTCTGGCCGAAGACAGCAGCCTTATTTACCTTCGCCCCGAAACGGCGCAGGGTATTTTTGTTAACTTTCTGAATGTGCAGAAAACCGGACGGATGAAGATTCCATTTGGTATTGCCCAAATTGGTAAAGCGTTCCGGAATGAGATCGTTGCCCGGCAGTTTACGTTCCGGATGCGCGAATTCGAACAAATGGAGATGCAGTTTTTTGTGCGCCCCGGCACCGAAATGCAGTGGTATGAAACCTGGCGCGATGCCCGGATGAAGTTCCACCAGGCTGTTGGTTTACCTGCCGATAAACTCAAATTCCACATCCACGAAAAACTGGCGCACTATGCCAATGCCGCCGTGGATATTGAGTACAAATTTCCGTTTGGTTTCCGCGAAATGGAAGGGATTCACTCCCGCACCGATTTTGACCTGAAAGCGCATCAGGAACTTAGCCGCAAAAAACAGCAGTATTTCGATAATGATATTGACCCCGCCACGGGCAAGCCTTATGGGAATTACATTCCGTATGTGGTCGAAACATCCGTTGGGGCCGACCGTCTGTTTTTGGCGGTGTTCTGCAACGCGTTTACCAAAGAGACCGTAGGGGAGGGGGATCAGCAAAAAGAACGGACGTATCTGAAACTGCATCCGGCACTGGCACCGATCAAAGCGGCCGTATTCCCGCTTGTTCGCAAAGACGGATTGCCCGAAAAAGCAGAAGAAATTGTGAAGAGTCTCCGATCGGAGTTCCGGGTGGTGTACCAAGAGCGCGACGCCATCGGCAAACGCTATACCCGGCAGGATTTGATCGGTACACCGTTCTGTATCGCTGTGGATTATCAAACCCTGGAAGACAATACCGTTACGGTTCGCTATCGCGATACAACCGAGCAAATTCGTATTCCAATTGCCGAGCTAAAAGCCATGATTGGCCAGGAAGTTTCGATGGAGCGGGTTTTGGAAAAGATGTAA
- a CDS encoding AAA family ATPase, protein MLINSLALKNFKCFEELDVKFAPITLLTGANSSGKSSLINAILAVLQTEQFPFYLSPNGKYVNMGSFEEIVFNKDSSKNILLEFHLQSRQLNRLYFNTIWKNDDNGLPTLQNLDIKNKRLELSIRLKSERYFINMTLLKDKLFSENLLIKSIKNISKNEFSISKEGNLVFNDVEFSSADKMIKNFILPVLDIFRSVNIGGIGVSSIALGYHLFNYIGSFRLPPERTYYQKAKAQEKIDPDGNNYIDQIIEWEETSPEKLIELTEVMQKIELFTEIRSNKSKGGRFELNVKISSKSSYTPLSDVGFGISQFLPIIVADLQLPRNSCLAISQPEIHLHPKIQAQFGNYLANQINRTEKQYIVETHSEYLLNRIRLLLVTGELKPNQVRVLYFENDGVKSTAHDVEFATDGQIKGAPQGFFDTYGIDVMDIAMNAH, encoded by the coding sequence ATGCTTATCAACTCGCTCGCCTTAAAGAATTTTAAATGTTTCGAAGAACTCGACGTAAAATTTGCACCCATTACGCTCTTAACTGGAGCAAATAGCAGTGGTAAGAGTTCGTTGATCAATGCGATTCTGGCAGTGTTGCAAACGGAGCAATTTCCGTTTTACCTATCTCCGAATGGAAAGTATGTAAATATGGGCAGTTTTGAAGAGATAGTATTTAATAAAGATTCTAGTAAAAATATATTGTTAGAATTTCATTTACAGTCTCGTCAGCTTAATAGATTATATTTTAACACTATTTGGAAAAACGACGATAATGGATTACCTACTTTACAAAATTTGGACATAAAAAATAAGCGTTTAGAATTATCTATTAGACTAAAGAGTGAAAGATATTTTATCAATATGACTTTACTTAAGGATAAACTTTTTTCGGAAAATTTATTAATTAAGTCAATAAAAAATATATCTAAGAATGAGTTTTCAATATCTAAAGAAGGTAATTTAGTTTTTAATGATGTAGAGTTTTCTTCGGCAGATAAAATGATCAAAAATTTTATTTTACCTGTCTTAGATATTTTCCGTTCTGTCAATATAGGGGGTATAGGAGTATCCTCGATCGCTTTAGGGTATCACTTGTTTAACTACATAGGATCTTTTCGTTTACCACCAGAAAGGACTTATTATCAGAAAGCAAAAGCCCAAGAGAAAATTGATCCTGATGGTAATAACTATATTGATCAAATTATAGAATGGGAAGAAACAAGTCCTGAGAAATTAATAGAACTAACTGAAGTGATGCAAAAAATAGAGCTTTTCACTGAAATTAGGTCCAATAAGAGCAAGGGGGGACGTTTTGAGCTAAATGTAAAGATTTCTTCAAAATCTAGTTATACTCCATTGTCAGACGTAGGATTTGGAATTAGCCAATTTTTACCAATTATAGTAGCTGATTTACAATTACCTAGAAACTCCTGCCTCGCTATTTCCCAGCCAGAAATTCACCTCCATCCTAAAATTCAAGCTCAGTTTGGCAATTACTTAGCGAATCAAATTAACCGAACTGAAAAGCAATATATTGTTGAAACGCATAGCGAGTACTTGCTTAATAGAATACGCCTTTTATTAGTTACTGGTGAATTAAAACCAAATCAAGTGAGAGTACTTTATTTTGAGAACGATGGAGTAAAAAGCACTGCTCATGATGTAGAGTTCGCTACCGATGGGCAAATTAAAGGAGCGCCACAGGGATTCTTTGATACCTATGGAATTGATGTAATGGACATTGCCATGAATGCACACTAA
- a CDS encoding helix-hairpin-helix domain-containing protein, translated as MFARLHALIRDYFGFSHKETRGFLVLIFLTVLCLLIPFVYRFIIPSPPVDTSVTDLRKLDSLVALMQAEEAKQLQFGDRLGKEKTTAERFSEPKLFNFDPNTVSVAGWQQLGLPKWMAERIEKYRSKGGQFRRKEDLLKIYDFPPDLYDQLEPYITLKETPRSSQFNDNRFGSNKSYPNEPYKVNDRPVYPERPAKPVLQPFDINTADTTQLIALKGIGATLAGRIVKFRDAMGGFISTDQFHEIYGLDSLALYELQKFGKIRSAVHKIPVNTASAEELDRHPFLSRKEAQIIVNYREQHGAYTSAESLKPIRILDAKTIEKIAPYLEF; from the coding sequence ATGTTTGCACGCCTTCACGCCCTCATCCGTGATTATTTCGGATTTTCGCATAAAGAGACTAGAGGTTTTCTCGTCCTTATTTTTCTGACGGTACTCTGTTTATTGATTCCGTTTGTATACCGGTTCATTATCCCCAGTCCCCCCGTCGATACGTCTGTAACCGACCTGCGCAAACTCGATAGTCTTGTGGCGTTGATGCAGGCAGAAGAAGCCAAACAGCTTCAGTTTGGTGATCGCTTAGGTAAGGAGAAGACAACTGCCGAACGGTTCAGCGAGCCTAAACTATTTAATTTTGACCCCAATACGGTTAGCGTGGCGGGTTGGCAACAATTGGGACTGCCTAAATGGATGGCCGAACGTATTGAAAAATACCGCAGCAAAGGTGGCCAGTTCCGCCGGAAAGAGGATCTGCTCAAAATCTATGACTTTCCACCCGACCTATACGATCAACTCGAACCGTATATTACACTGAAAGAAACGCCCCGATCGAGCCAGTTTAACGATAATCGTTTTGGATCAAACAAATCTTACCCGAACGAACCCTATAAAGTCAATGACCGGCCTGTCTACCCGGAACGACCCGCCAAACCCGTCCTCCAACCATTTGATATTAACACGGCCGATACGACTCAATTGATCGCCCTCAAGGGCATTGGCGCCACCCTAGCCGGGCGCATCGTTAAATTTCGGGATGCGATGGGCGGTTTCATTTCGACAGACCAGTTTCACGAGATTTACGGCCTCGACTCCCTTGCGCTTTACGAATTGCAGAAATTTGGCAAAATCCGGTCGGCGGTGCACAAGATTCCCGTGAACACGGCTTCGGCAGAGGAACTGGATCGGCACCCGTTTTTATCCCGTAAGGAAGCACAGATCATTGTCAATTACCGCGAACAACATGGCGCTTACACGTCGGCAGAATCCTTGAAACCAATCCGGATTCTGGATGCAAAAACAATTGAGAAAATTGCCCCTTATCTGGAATTTTAG
- a CDS encoding polysaccharide deacetylase family protein — MTNFLKNSIGLYLSLLLCFSGRSMAQQSIVWPNGAKAAICLTYDDAMSSQLEQAVPVLNALNLKGTFFLNSVGDDRMADQWRQAALKGHELANHTLFHPCLAAKGWKAAWALDNYTFDRVLKEVQSMNTQLYLLDGKKTQRTFAFPCGDTTAGGVSYLDTLRRSGMVSYGRMVGDANSVVTDFASLDLLQVPSMAVQPTNTAADLIAYAEKTAQKGGLGIYLFHGVGSQWIAVSASEHKKLVKYLAGKKQTYWVTTFQEAMDYVSKWKKSHPSAVGTK, encoded by the coding sequence ATGACAAACTTCCTTAAAAATTCAATTGGGCTTTACCTGAGTTTATTGCTCTGCTTTTCAGGACGAAGCATGGCGCAACAATCCATCGTATGGCCAAACGGCGCAAAAGCTGCGATTTGCCTTACCTACGATGACGCCATGAGCAGTCAGCTTGAACAGGCCGTTCCCGTTCTTAATGCGCTCAACTTAAAAGGCACCTTCTTCCTAAACTCTGTTGGCGATGATCGAATGGCCGATCAATGGCGGCAAGCAGCGTTAAAAGGGCATGAACTGGCAAATCACACCTTATTTCACCCCTGTCTGGCGGCAAAAGGATGGAAAGCTGCCTGGGCATTAGACAACTATACCTTCGATCGTGTTTTAAAAGAAGTTCAATCCATGAATACACAGTTGTATTTACTGGATGGCAAGAAGACCCAACGCACGTTTGCCTTCCCTTGCGGAGATACTACTGCCGGGGGCGTTTCATATCTGGATACGCTACGTCGGTCGGGGATGGTGAGTTATGGGCGTATGGTAGGTGATGCGAATTCAGTCGTTACAGATTTCGCATCGCTTGACCTATTGCAAGTGCCCTCAATGGCTGTTCAGCCCACGAACACCGCTGCCGATTTAATTGCTTATGCCGAGAAAACTGCCCAGAAAGGCGGCCTAGGCATTTACCTGTTTCATGGCGTTGGTAGCCAATGGATTGCCGTATCGGCTTCGGAGCACAAAAAGCTTGTAAAGTACTTGGCCGGCAAAAAGCAAACGTATTGGGTAACGACCTTTCAGGAAGCGATGGACTATGTTTCCAAATGGAAGAAAAGTCATCCGTCTGCAGTTGGCACTAAATAA
- the rlmD gene encoding 23S rRNA (uracil(1939)-C(5))-methyltransferase RlmD, with product MRRKIHKIPERLAGVRIDAVAAEGKCIVRTEDGVIFVENPTGGPGVAPGDVVDLRITNTKKQYREAVAERVQEWSPLRTEPFCEHFGTCGGCKWQHIQYPEQLGFKQQQVVDHLTRIGKVGLPAILPILAASPTRYYRNKLEFTCAEGRWLTSTEVRTDEPMDQRAVGFHVPGRFDKVLPINHCYLQPDPSNAIRLAVNEFVFQNGVTLYNLKLHTGYLRTLIIRTADTTQQVMVTLQVAQDNPELLDALMNHLLVAFPQITSLNYILNTKKNDSYQDQEVVNWAGKGYIEEQMDAGNDQLLTFRVGPKSFYQTNAQQAYNLYKVAREFAGLTGQERVYDLYTGTGTIALFVARLAKHVVGVEYVEASVADARVNAEVNGITNTTFVAGDMKDILTDDFFEKHGRPDVVITDPPRAGMDEAVTRQLLKAAPQRIVYVSCNTATQARDLGILDEGYTVTSVQPVDMFPHTHHVENVVVLTKR from the coding sequence ATGCGTAGGAAGATTCATAAAATACCCGAACGGTTGGCTGGCGTTCGTATTGATGCCGTTGCCGCCGAAGGGAAGTGCATAGTGCGTACTGAGGATGGTGTCATTTTTGTTGAAAATCCCACCGGCGGGCCGGGCGTGGCACCGGGCGATGTGGTCGATCTACGCATTACCAATACCAAAAAGCAATACCGCGAAGCCGTTGCCGAGCGCGTTCAGGAGTGGTCTCCCTTGCGAACGGAGCCTTTTTGCGAACACTTTGGTACCTGTGGCGGCTGCAAGTGGCAACATATTCAGTATCCTGAACAACTGGGCTTTAAACAGCAGCAGGTCGTTGACCACCTGACGCGTATCGGTAAAGTAGGGTTGCCAGCTATTCTGCCTATACTTGCGGCCAGCCCTACCCGGTATTATCGTAATAAACTGGAATTTACCTGCGCCGAAGGTCGCTGGCTGACTTCGACTGAAGTGCGAACCGACGAGCCGATGGATCAGCGGGCAGTGGGCTTTCACGTACCGGGTCGTTTCGATAAGGTGCTGCCCATTAACCACTGCTATCTCCAGCCCGACCCATCTAACGCTATCCGGCTGGCCGTGAATGAGTTTGTTTTTCAGAACGGTGTCACGCTGTATAATCTAAAATTGCATACCGGCTATCTGCGGACGCTTATTATCCGCACTGCCGATACTACGCAGCAGGTAATGGTAACGTTGCAGGTGGCTCAGGACAACCCGGAGTTGCTGGATGCCCTGATGAACCATTTGCTGGTTGCGTTCCCGCAGATTACATCGCTGAATTACATTCTGAACACCAAGAAAAACGACAGCTATCAGGACCAGGAAGTTGTCAATTGGGCCGGTAAGGGGTATATAGAGGAGCAGATGGACGCTGGTAACGACCAATTGCTAACCTTTCGGGTCGGGCCGAAGTCGTTCTACCAAACCAATGCGCAACAGGCGTATAACCTGTATAAAGTGGCACGGGAGTTTGCCGGACTAACAGGGCAGGAGCGGGTCTATGATCTTTATACCGGAACCGGGACTATCGCTCTTTTCGTGGCTCGTCTGGCCAAGCACGTTGTGGGGGTAGAATATGTAGAAGCGTCGGTGGCCGATGCCCGTGTTAATGCCGAGGTGAATGGAATTACCAACACGACCTTTGTAGCGGGTGACATGAAAGACATTCTAACCGATGACTTTTTTGAGAAGCATGGTCGCCCGGATGTTGTTATTACCGATCCGCCCCGTGCTGGTATGGATGAGGCCGTAACGCGCCAACTGCTTAAAGCGGCTCCCCAACGAATTGTCTATGTAAGTTGTAACACGGCCACGCAGGCCCGCGATCTAGGTATATTAGATGAAGGCTATACGGTAACGAGTGTGCAGCCCGTCGATATGTTTCCCCACACACACCACGTCGAAAACGTTGTGGTGTTGACGAAGCGGTAG